The Micromonospora sp. WMMD961 genome has a segment encoding these proteins:
- a CDS encoding DUF3180 domain-containing protein: MTQAKSPPPGGSGPDRSRMGPTRISTLVVAALGAAAVAWLLISTLYYSGIPRLPWLPVVTLAGLAVLEAYAAINTRGRIERKPGRDPVNPLLVARFVVLAKASALAAAIFAGFYAGLTGWLFVETTRAALDDRPAAGGGLLASLALVGAALWLERACRVPERPDDDREQDPRDSRPGQR, encoded by the coding sequence ATGACGCAGGCGAAGTCCCCACCACCGGGCGGATCGGGCCCGGATCGGTCCCGAATGGGCCCCACCCGGATCTCGACTCTCGTCGTGGCCGCCCTGGGCGCGGCGGCGGTGGCCTGGCTGCTGATCAGCACCCTCTACTACAGCGGCATTCCCCGGCTGCCCTGGCTGCCGGTGGTGACGCTGGCCGGGTTGGCCGTGCTCGAGGCGTACGCCGCGATCAACACCCGGGGCCGGATCGAGCGCAAGCCCGGCCGGGACCCGGTGAACCCGCTGCTGGTCGCCCGTTTCGTGGTGCTGGCCAAGGCGTCGGCACTGGCTGCGGCCATCTTCGCCGGTTTCTACGCGGGGCTCACCGGATGGCTCTTCGTGGAGACCACCCGCGCCGCGCTGGACGACCGCCCGGCTGCGGGCGGTGGCCTGCTCGCCTCGCTGGCCCTGGTCGGTGCCGCGCTGTGGTTGGAGCGCGCCTGCCGGGTGCCGGAGCGCCCGGACGACGACCGCGAGCAGGACCCACGGGACAGCCGCCCCGGTCAGCGCTGA
- the folK gene encoding 2-amino-4-hydroxy-6-hydroxymethyldihydropteridine diphosphokinase produces the protein MTRAVLSLGSNLGDRLEHLRTAVATLGDAVLVLSGVYETPPWGDADQPAYLNAVVLVQDTTATPRDWLERARDAERAAGRVRDPQRRFGPRTLDVDVIAVWGDDDEPVLSDDPELTLPHPRAHLRAFVLRPWIDIQPYGRLPGHGWLTDLLTTGPAAEEALELRPRPELALESTA, from the coding sequence GTGACCAGGGCAGTCTTGTCGCTGGGCAGCAACCTGGGCGACCGTCTGGAGCACCTGCGCACGGCTGTCGCCACGCTCGGCGACGCCGTACTCGTGCTCTCCGGGGTGTACGAGACTCCACCGTGGGGCGATGCCGACCAGCCCGCGTACCTCAACGCGGTGGTGCTGGTCCAGGACACGACGGCGACCCCCCGCGACTGGCTGGAGCGGGCCCGCGACGCGGAGCGCGCGGCCGGGCGCGTGCGTGACCCGCAGCGGCGGTTCGGGCCGCGCACCCTCGACGTGGACGTGATCGCCGTCTGGGGTGACGACGACGAGCCCGTGCTCAGCGACGACCCGGAGCTGACCCTGCCGCATCCGCGAGCGCACCTGCGCGCCTTCGTGTTGCGACCGTGGATCGACATCCAGCCGTACGGTCGGCTGCCCGGCCACGGCTGGCTGACCGACCTGTTGACCACCGGTCCGGCGGCGGAGGAGGCGCTGGAACTGCGTCCGCGGCCGGAGTTGGCGTTAGAGTCGACGGCATGA
- the folB gene encoding dihydroneopterin aldolase, whose amino-acid sequence MTTDRIQLTGLRARGRHGVYDFERAQGQDFVVDAVLELDLAPAAASDDVSDTVHYGELAERLVAVVTGEPVNLIETLADRLLTVCLADERVAVATITVHKPEAPVPHTFTDVAVTMTRTRAR is encoded by the coding sequence ATGACCACGGACCGGATCCAGCTGACCGGCCTGCGGGCCCGTGGCCGGCACGGGGTGTACGACTTCGAGCGGGCGCAGGGGCAGGACTTCGTGGTCGACGCCGTCCTGGAGTTGGACCTGGCACCGGCCGCCGCCAGCGATGACGTCAGCGACACCGTCCACTACGGTGAGTTGGCCGAACGCCTGGTCGCGGTGGTGACCGGTGAACCGGTCAACCTGATCGAGACTCTCGCGGACCGGCTCCTCACCGTCTGCCTGGCCGACGAGCGGGTCGCCGTCGCCACGATCACCGTGCACAAACCGGAGGCCCCGGTGCCGCACACCTTCACCGACGTGGCCGTCACCATGACCCGGACGCGTGCCCGGTGA